One window of Amaranthus tricolor cultivar Red isolate AtriRed21 chromosome 11, ASM2621246v1, whole genome shotgun sequence genomic DNA carries:
- the LOC130826814 gene encoding histone H4, translating to MSGRGKGGKGLGKGGAKRHRKVLRDNIQGITKPAIRRLARRGGVKRISGLIYEETRGVLKIFLENVIRDAVTYTEHARRKTVTAMDVVYALKRQGRTLYGFGG from the coding sequence atgtcaggaagaggaaagggagGAAAAGGGTTGGGAAAGGGAGGAGCCAAGAGGCACAGAAAAGTATTGAGGGATAACATTCAAGGAATTACGAAGCCTGCAATTCGCCGTCTTGCTAGAAGAGGAGGTGTAAAGCGTATCAGTGGGTTGATTTATGAAGAAACTCGAGGTGTTCTTAAGATCTTTCTCGAGAATGTCATTCGTGATGCTGTAACTTACACTGAGCACGCTAGAAGGAAGACTGTTACTGCTATGGATGTCGTTTATGCTTTGAAGAGGCAAGGAAGGACTTTGTATGGTTTCGGAGGTTAA
- the LOC130827513 gene encoding osmotin-like protein, translating into MTLISVIIFLTILSLSEAKSELILTVVNNCPFTIWPAILPNHGFPILEKGGFPLSSLTHRSFPVPNTHWAGRVWARTGCTYTNGRFSCLTGDCGSRLECNGLGGQLPATLAQFSIHHGNRDHSAYGVSLVDGFNIPMTITPHEGKGVCPVVGCKADLLPTCPEPLKFRGPNGRGPVVGCKSGCLAFNSDELCCRNHFNSPQTCHGSSYSEFFKHSCPATFTYAHDTSLMHDCVAPRELKIIFCH; encoded by the coding sequence ATGACACTAATTTCTGTCATCATCTTCCTAACAATTCTTAGCTTAAGCGAGGCCAAATCAGAGCTCATTCTCACCGTAGTAAACAACTGCCCATTCACAATCTGGCCCGCAATCTTACCCAACCACGGCTTCCCCATCCTAGAAAAAGGTGGGTTTCCTCTCTCAAGCCTAACCCATCGCTCCTTCCCAGTACCAAACACCCATTGGGCCGGTCGGGTTTGGGCCCGAACAGGCTGCACCTACACCAATGGACGGTTCAGTTGTCTTACCGGTGACTGTGGAAGCCGTCTAGAATGCAACGGGCTAGGTGGGCAGCTCCCAGCAACCTTAGCCCAGTTCAGCATTCACCATGGTAACAGAGATCACTCTGCTTATGGAGTAAGCCTTGTTGATGGATTCAACATCCCAATGACAATTACTCCCCATGAAGGCAAAGGGGTTTGCCCAGTGGTGGGCTGTAAGGCTGATTTGTTGCCTACTTGTCCTGAGCCCTTGAAATTTAGAGGCCCAAATGGCCGTGGGCCTGTTGTGGGCTGTAAGAGTGGGTGTTTGGCCTTTAATAGTGATGAACTTTGTTGTAGGAACCATTTTAATAGCCCACAAACTTGTCATGGGTCAAGTTATTCTGAGTTCTTTAAGCATTCTTGCCCTGCTACCTTTACTTATGCTCATGATACTTCACTTATGCATGATTGCGTTGCACCGCGTGAGCTCAAAATCATCTTCTGCCACTAG